The DNA region CGGGCAAAGAAGGCACCCAGGAGAAGCGGATCCCGATCGAGTCGCTCTTCACGAAGATCGTGATGATCCGCGACAAGCTCCGCGTCCTCGAGCAGAAGATCAACGCGCACGGGAAGCTCTCGCCGGAGGAGAAGGTTCAGATGCAGGGCTACGTGACGGGGTGTTACGGCTCGCTCACGACCTTCAACCTCCTCTTCGCGAACAAGGGCGACAACTTCGTGGGCCAGAAAGGCGACGACTGACCTTGCGGCGGTCCGCGCTCGTCCTCGCGCTCTTTGCCGTGGCCTGCGGCCCGAAAGAAGGGGAGGGGCCGCCGGTCGGCGTGTCCACGAAATCGGGATCGTCCGAGATCGAACGGGTCGAGAAGGCGGCCGTCTTCGCGTTCGACCCGCTCGACGACGAGCGGCCGGTGAGCTCCGAGGCCTTCCGCGGAAAGCCGGCCGTGATCTGCTTCGTCACGACCGGCGACCTCAACAGCCAGGCCCAGGCGAGCTACCTCGTCCACATGGCCAAGAACGACGGCGACCGCGTGTCGTACGCGATGGTGGCGCTCCATCCACGGAAGGAGATCGTGCTGGTCGAGACCTACCGGCAGACGCTCGGGGTCGAGTTCCCGGTCGCGCTCGCCGACGCGGCGGCGACCTCGAGCGCGGGACCCTTCGGCGAGATCCCGGCCGTCCCGACGACGGTCATCCTCGATCGGCAGGGCCGGATGGTGTGGAAGCACACCGGCCTCGCGAAGCACGAGGAGATCCGCGGTCACATGCACGGGCTTTGAGGCATTGCCGCCTCGAGGCCTATCATGACGACGATGTTGCGCTCCGCCGTCATCGCCGCCGCGCTCGCGATGGTCGGGTGCCACGGCGCGTCCGCGAAGTCGCCCGCGGCGGCGAGCGCGGGCAGCACGCCCGCGGCGACGTGCGATCGGCTCGCGGGGGACCTCGTCGCGTTCGGCGAGGTCCTCGAGACCGCGTCCGCGAACGCGAAGCTCCGCGTCGTCACCTACGCCGGGCTCCTCGAGCTGCTCCTCTCCTTCGAGTCCGCGAGCAAGGAGCTCGACGTCGAGCTCGCGTCGCTCGGCGAGACGGCGGGGATGGAGAAGACGCGCGCGTCGCTCGCGCGATCGATCCAGTTCGCGCGGTCGGAGCGGGAGGCGCTCGAGAAGCACGCGAAGGAGATCGCGCCGCTCGCGCGCGAGACGCAGCAAGCCTGGGTCGCGCTGCGCGCGGCGTGCGAGGGACCGCGGCGCGCGCCCGAGTGCAGCGGCGTGCGCGACGCGATCGGCAAGTACGACGGCGCGGACACGAGCGAGGCGCACGAGAAGGCGGTGGCCGCGCTCGGCGCGCTGAAGATCACGACGCCGGCGCTCGTGAAGGCGCGCGACCGCGCGACGAAGGCGAGCAAGGCGGCCTCCGTCGCGATCGCGGCGCGGCGCGAGACGACCAACGCGATGCCGCAGCGCTGGGCCGAGGTGCAGAAGGACCTCGCCTCGTCGGTCGACGGGCTCGTCGCGTCGTGCAAGGGTGAGCCGCATCCGTCGTCGCAGCTCGTCGCGGCGGCGAAGCCGGATCCGCGGAAGCTCACCGTGCTCGTGCACGTGCGCCCGCCGGCGGGGGTCGAGCGGCAGCTCCTCGCGCTCTCGGCGTCGGCGCGCGATCCCGGCGAGAAGGCCTTCTACCGCGCGCGGGCGGAGGGCGCGTTCGGGAGCGGCTTCTTCCTCGTCCAGAAGGGCGCGAAGAACAAGCCCGAGGTCCTCGTCGTCACGAACCGTCACGTCGTCGAGCTCGGCGACGTCGCGGCGCTCGAGCTCGCGGACGGCACGTCGCTCGGCCAGGCCGAGATCGTCTACGCGAACCCGGCCCACGACCTCGCGGTGCTGCGGCCGACCGGCAAGCTCACGGTGAAGGAGGGCTTCGCGTTCGCGGATCAGCCGGTGAAGGACCAGCAGACCGTCATCGCGACCGGCTTCCCCGGGATGATCGGGCGGCCCTCGTACCAGACGACGAAGGGCTACGTGTCGAACGAGAGCTTCCGCCTCGACGAAGGGATGCGCCCGCTCACGTACGTGCAGCACACCGCGCCGATCGATCCCGGCTCGAGCGGCGGCCCGCTCACGGACGAGGCGGGCCACATCGTCGGCGTGAACACGCTCAAGGTGAGCGGGCGCGAGAACGTCGGCCTCGCGGTGCCGTCGAAGTACGTGCTCTCCACGTTGCAGGTCGCGAGCTCGATCGAGGCGCACCACGCGAAGGGCGCGCGCCTCGCGTGCCTCGGCTTCGTCGCGGAGCTCGGCGCCGCGGAGCCGCGCATGCTCGTGCTCGAGCAGATGATCTCGAACCACCTCGTCGCGGGGGACGGCCTCGAGGCGGCGGCGGCGCTCAGCAGCGAGCCCGGCTTCGAGGAGCTCTGGAACGACGACAGCGTCCGCGCGATGCGCATCGCGACGCTGGTGAAGCTGCGCACGCTCATCATGGGCGGCGGCGGACCGTCGGTGCTCGAGACGTGCGACGACGCCGACACGAAGGCGGACACCGCGAAGTACCGCATCCGGATGGGGAACTTCGAGACGCGCGAGCTCCTCTTGCGGTGGGAGCACGGCCGCTGGAAGATCGACGGCCTCGACGCGAAGGGCGCCGCCGCCGCGCGACCGGGCAGCAAGAAGCTCCCCGCCGCAGGGCCGGGCGGATCGCGTAAGGTGGCGCCTCCCAAGAAGCGCCCATGACCCCCGACGACGCTCCCGCCTCCCCGCCGCGCGACGAAGACCCCGCCGCGGCGCCGAAGGCGGAGGCGGAGCCGAAGGTGGTCCCCGTGCTCGGGCCGCGGCCGCGCGTGGCGGCGATCGACGTGCTGCGCGGGCTCGTGATGGTGATCATGTCGATCGACCACGCGTCCGAGATGTTCAACTCCGGGCGGCTCTTCACCGATTCCATCCGCTGGTACGAGCCGGGTCAGGAGCTGCCCGCCGCGCAGTTCTTCACGCGCTGGATCACCCATCTCTGCGCCCCCACGTTCGTCGCGCTCGCGGGGACGTCGCTCGCGATCTCGACCGAGTCGCGGCGCCTGCGCGGCAAGAGCGAGAAGGCGATCGATCTCCACATCCTCTCGCGCGGCTTCGCGATCCTCCTCTTCGAGGTCGTCTGGATGTCGCCGGTGATGCTCCGGCCGGGGCGCTTCCTCTTCCAGGTGCTCTACGCGATCGGCGGATCGCTCGTGTGCATGGTCGTGCTGCGGCGGCTCGGGGATCGGACGCTCCTCGTCGTCGGCCTCCTCCTCGCGTTCTGCAGCGAGATGATCGTCGGCTTCTTCGCCGGCGTCGGCGAGCTCGACTCGCTCGGGGTCGGGCTCTTCGCGGCGGGCGGGTTCTTCTTCGATCGCCGCCTCATCGTCGCGTACCCGATCGTCCCCTGGCTCTCGATGATGTGCATCGGCTGGGCGTTCGGGCGGCACATCGTCGTGTGGCGCGCCGCGGGCAAGGACGAGACGCGCCTCGCCACGCGCGCGCTCGCGATCGCCGGCGCGGTGAGCCTCGTGCTGTTCGCGCTCGTCCGCGGGAAGAACGCGTTCGGCAACATGCGCCTCCATCGCGAGGACGGCTCGCTCGTGCAGTGGCTGCACGTCAGCAAGTACCCGCCGAGCTTCACGTACGTGACGCTCGAGCTCGGCATCGCCGCGCTCCTGCTCGCCGCGTTCCTCTGGATCGGGCCGCGCCGCGTCCTCGAGCCGCTGCGGCTCCTCGGGCAGACCGCCCTCTTCTATTACCTGCTCCACATCCACGTGCTGAAGCTCGTCGCGGTGGTGACGGGGACGGAGGGCAAGCTCGGCATCGTCTCCGCCTACGTCGGCGGGCTCGCGATCGCGGCGGCGCTCTACCTTCCGTGCCGGTGGTACCGCGGCTACAAGTCGGCGCACGCCGACGGCTGGACGCGCTTCGTCTGATTCAGACGAGCTGCTTCACGAGGTCGGGCTTCACGACCTTGCCGAGCGCGTTGCGCGGGAGCGCGTCGAAGAAGAGGACCTGCTTCGGGACCTTGTACGGCGCGAGGTGCTCCTTGACGAACGCGCGCAGCGCCTCGGCCTCGCACGCGCGATGCGCCTGCACGCACGCGACGACGCGCTCGCCCCACGCCTCGTCCGGCACGCCGACGACCGCGACGTCGTCGACGTCGGGGTGGCGGCGCAGCACCTCCTCGATCTCGAGCGCGGACAGCTTGTAGCCGCCGCTCTTGAGGATGTCGACGCTGGTACGCCCCAGGATCTTGAACGGTCGTCCCTCGAGGCTCGGCTCACGCATCACCGTGTCGCCGGTGCGAAACCACGGCGTCCCGCCGTCGCTCGCGGCGACGAACGCGCGCGCGGTCTCGGCTTCCTTCTGGTGATACCCGACGAACACGGACGGCCCGCGGATCCAGAGCTCGCCGGTGTCGGCGTCCTCGCCTTCGTCGTCGACGATGCGCGTCTCGACCGTCGGCAGCGGTTGCCCGACGTGGCCGGCGTGGCGCGGTCCGTCGAGCGGGTTCGTGATGCCGACGCCGATCTCGGTCATGCCGAAGCGCTCGAGCGGGATCTTCCCGTTCACCGCGCGCCACCGCTCCGCGAGCGTGACCGGGAGCGCCGCGCTGCCGCTCGTCGCGAGCCGCAGCTGACGCGCGTTGGCCGACCAGCGCGCGCGCGTCGCGTCGTCGGCGGCGTCGAAGGCGGCGAAGAGACGGTGGTACATCGAGGGCACGCCCATGAAGACGGTGGCGCGCGCCATCTCGTTCCAGATCGCGACCGCGTCGAAGGAGCGAAGCATCCGCGCGGTAGCTCCGGCGCCGATCGCGGTGAGCAGCGCGATCGCGAGGCCGTGCATGTGATGGAGCGGCAGCGAGTGGAGGAGCACGTCGCTCTCGCGAAACCCCCACGCCGCGCCGACGAGCTCCTGCTGGATCGCGAGGTTCGCGTGCGTGAGCACGGCGCCCTTCGGCTTGCCGGTCGTGCCGCTCGTGTAGAGCTGCAGCGCGGGCGCGCCCGCGGCGATCGGCGGCAGCGGCGCGGGCTCGTACGCGGCGAGCGCGCTCACGTCGCGGACGTCGAGCGGCGGCGCGAGCTTCGCGAGCGAGGCGGACGCGACGACGGTGCCGACGCCGGCGTCTTCGCAGTAGTAGCGGAGCTCGGCGGCGGGATGGATCGGGGTGAGGACGATGAGCGCGCGTCCGGCGAGGAGCGCGCCGTAGAAGGAGGCGAGGAAGTCGACGCCGGGCAGGGCGAGCACGGCGACGCGGTCTCCGCTCACGTCGCCGAGCGCCGCCGCCACGCCGCGCGCGCGCCGCACGAGCGAGGCGTACGAGTGCTCGCCGCTGTCGTCGATCACCGCCGTCCGCGCGTCCTCCCCGCGCGCGAGGAACCGCTCCAGAAGCAGACTCACGCGCGCTTCTTACACGACCACGCGCGCCGCGCGAAGTACGCTTCTCGTCGTGGGGTGGGGGAGATGAAAGGCAAACGAAAGAAGAAGCGTGGAGCGAGGGCTCCTTCGCGCCTCGCGCTGCTCGTGCCCGTCGTCGTCGTGGGGGCTGGGCTCGTCGTCCTTTGGTGCAACAGCCGCGGCGGCGGCGCGCCGAGCTCGACGGCGCTCGACGTGCCCAGCGCGGCGCCGAGCGTGTCGGCGGCGCCGGAGCCGAATCCGATCGACGTGGCGACGCCCGGCTTCGTGCAGATCGCGGCCGCGGGACGCCTCACCTGCGGCCGCACCGACGAGGGGACGGTGCTGTGCTGGGG from Labilithrix sp. includes:
- a CDS encoding TlpA family protein disulfide reductase, with the protein product MRRSALVLALFAVACGPKEGEGPPVGVSTKSGSSEIERVEKAAVFAFDPLDDERPVSSEAFRGKPAVICFVTTGDLNSQAQASYLVHMAKNDGDRVSYAMVALHPRKEIVLVETYRQTLGVEFPVALADAAATSSAGPFGEIPAVPTTVILDRQGRMVWKHTGLAKHEEIRGHMHGL
- a CDS encoding trypsin-like peptidase domain-containing protein, coding for MLRSAVIAAALAMVGCHGASAKSPAAASAGSTPAATCDRLAGDLVAFGEVLETASANAKLRVVTYAGLLELLLSFESASKELDVELASLGETAGMEKTRASLARSIQFARSEREALEKHAKEIAPLARETQQAWVALRAACEGPRRAPECSGVRDAIGKYDGADTSEAHEKAVAALGALKITTPALVKARDRATKASKAASVAIAARRETTNAMPQRWAEVQKDLASSVDGLVASCKGEPHPSSQLVAAAKPDPRKLTVLVHVRPPAGVERQLLALSASARDPGEKAFYRARAEGAFGSGFFLVQKGAKNKPEVLVVTNRHVVELGDVAALELADGTSLGQAEIVYANPAHDLAVLRPTGKLTVKEGFAFADQPVKDQQTVIATGFPGMIGRPSYQTTKGYVSNESFRLDEGMRPLTYVQHTAPIDPGSSGGPLTDEAGHIVGVNTLKVSGRENVGLAVPSKYVLSTLQVASSIEAHHAKGARLACLGFVAELGAAEPRMLVLEQMISNHLVAGDGLEAAAALSSEPGFEELWNDDSVRAMRIATLVKLRTLIMGGGGPSVLETCDDADTKADTAKYRIRMGNFETRELLLRWEHGRWKIDGLDAKGAAAARPGSKKLPAAGPGGSRKVAPPKKRP
- a CDS encoding AMP-binding protein, giving the protein MSLLLERFLARGEDARTAVIDDSGEHSYASLVRRARGVAAALGDVSGDRVAVLALPGVDFLASFYGALLAGRALIVLTPIHPAAELRYYCEDAGVGTVVASASLAKLAPPLDVRDVSALAAYEPAPLPPIAAGAPALQLYTSGTTGKPKGAVLTHANLAIQQELVGAAWGFRESDVLLHSLPLHHMHGLAIALLTAIGAGATARMLRSFDAVAIWNEMARATVFMGVPSMYHRLFAAFDAADDATRARWSANARQLRLATSGSAALPVTLAERWRAVNGKIPLERFGMTEIGVGITNPLDGPRHAGHVGQPLPTVETRIVDDEGEDADTGELWIRGPSVFVGYHQKEAETARAFVAASDGGTPWFRTGDTVMREPSLEGRPFKILGRTSVDILKSGGYKLSALEIEEVLRRHPDVDDVAVVGVPDEAWGERVVACVQAHRACEAEALRAFVKEHLAPYKVPKQVLFFDALPRNALGKVVKPDLVKQLV
- a CDS encoding DUF1624 domain-containing protein codes for the protein MTPDDAPASPPRDEDPAAAPKAEAEPKVVPVLGPRPRVAAIDVLRGLVMVIMSIDHASEMFNSGRLFTDSIRWYEPGQELPAAQFFTRWITHLCAPTFVALAGTSLAISTESRRLRGKSEKAIDLHILSRGFAILLFEVVWMSPVMLRPGRFLFQVLYAIGGSLVCMVVLRRLGDRTLLVVGLLLAFCSEMIVGFFAGVGELDSLGVGLFAAGGFFFDRRLIVAYPIVPWLSMMCIGWAFGRHIVVWRAAGKDETRLATRALAIAGAVSLVLFALVRGKNAFGNMRLHREDGSLVQWLHVSKYPPSFTYVTLELGIAALLLAAFLWIGPRRVLEPLRLLGQTALFYYLLHIHVLKLVAVVTGTEGKLGIVSAYVGGLAIAAALYLPCRWYRGYKSAHADGWTRFV